A DNA window from Mesorhizobium sp. C432A contains the following coding sequences:
- a CDS encoding ABC transporter permease, producing the protein MNWRAVWAIYRVEMARAFRTVLQSIVSPVISTSLYFVVFGSAIGSRITEIDGISYGAFIVPGLIMLSLLTQSISNASFAIYFPKFVGSIYELLSAPVSYLEIVIAYVGGAATKSIILGLIILATASLFVPLTIQHPFWMLAFLVLTAVTFSLFGFIIGIWAKSFEQLQLVPLLIITPLTFLGGSFYSINMLPETWRTVTLFNPVVYLISGFRWSFYGKSDVSVAVSLGMTTVFLAICIAIVAWIFRTGYRLRN; encoded by the coding sequence ATGAATTGGCGAGCAGTATGGGCGATCTACCGGGTCGAGATGGCGCGTGCGTTCCGCACCGTGCTGCAGAGCATCGTCTCGCCGGTGATCTCGACATCGCTTTATTTCGTCGTCTTCGGCTCGGCCATCGGCTCGCGCATCACCGAGATTGACGGCATCAGCTACGGCGCCTTCATCGTGCCCGGCCTGATCATGCTGTCGCTGTTGACGCAGTCGATCTCCAACGCCTCCTTTGCCATCTATTTCCCGAAATTCGTCGGCTCCATCTACGAGCTCTTGTCGGCGCCGGTGTCGTATCTGGAGATCGTCATCGCCTATGTCGGCGGCGCCGCGACCAAGTCGATCATCCTCGGCTTGATCATCCTGGCGACGGCCTCGCTGTTCGTGCCGCTCACCATCCAGCATCCGTTCTGGATGCTGGCCTTCCTTGTCTTGACGGCGGTGACCTTCAGCCTGTTCGGCTTCATCATCGGCATCTGGGCGAAAAGCTTCGAGCAATTGCAGCTGGTGCCGCTGTTGATCATCACGCCGCTGACCTTCCTCGGCGGCAGCTTCTATTCGATCAACATGCTGCCCGAGACCTGGCGCACGGTGACGCTGTTCAACCCGGTCGTCTACCTGATCAGCGGTTTCCGCTGGAGCTTTTACGGCAAGTCCGATGTCTCGGTCGCCGTCAGCCTGGGCATGACGACGGTGTTCCTCGCCATCTGCATCGCCATCGTCGCCTGGATCTTCCGCACCGGCTACCGGCTGCGCAACTGA
- a CDS encoding cytochrome d ubiquinol oxidase subunit II, which produces MTFDWPTALPLIFAGLMGLAILIYVILDGFDLGIGILFSVAEDAEQDTMIAAIGPFWDANETWLVLAVGLLLVAFPLAHGVILTALYIPVFVLLVGLILRGVAFDFRAKVPAGKKHRWNRIFFLGSVIASLAQGYMLGVYVLGLDVGFGGIAFGALVALCLSAAYAAMGAAWVIYKTEGELQRKAVAWLSTALVLTALGMAAVSLATPFASPRIFAKWFVWPEMLYLSPLPILSALLFMWLWRQTFHLPKPDDRHALRPFLTLATIFALGFAGLAWSFYPFVVPDRLTIWQAASATESLAIILAGTVVVLPVIIFYSFYAYRVFGGKATDLTYD; this is translated from the coding sequence ATGACCTTCGACTGGCCAACCGCGCTCCCCCTCATCTTCGCCGGCCTGATGGGCCTCGCCATCCTGATCTACGTCATTCTCGACGGTTTCGACCTCGGCATCGGCATCCTGTTCTCGGTCGCCGAAGATGCCGAGCAGGACACGATGATCGCGGCAATAGGCCCTTTCTGGGACGCCAACGAGACCTGGCTGGTGCTGGCCGTCGGCCTGCTCCTGGTCGCCTTTCCGCTGGCGCATGGCGTCATCCTCACCGCGCTCTACATTCCGGTCTTCGTGCTTTTGGTCGGCCTCATCCTGCGCGGCGTCGCCTTCGATTTCCGCGCCAAAGTGCCTGCCGGCAAGAAGCATCGCTGGAACCGCATTTTCTTCCTCGGTTCCGTCATCGCCTCGCTGGCGCAAGGCTATATGCTCGGCGTCTATGTGCTTGGCCTCGATGTCGGCTTTGGCGGTATCGCTTTCGGGGCGCTGGTGGCGCTCTGCCTGTCGGCGGCCTATGCAGCGATGGGCGCTGCCTGGGTCATCTACAAGACCGAGGGCGAATTGCAGAGGAAGGCGGTGGCCTGGCTGAGCACGGCCCTTGTGCTGACCGCGCTCGGCATGGCGGCGGTGTCGCTGGCGACCCCATTCGCCAGCCCGCGCATCTTCGCCAAATGGTTCGTCTGGCCCGAAATGCTCTATCTGTCGCCGCTGCCGATCCTGTCGGCGCTGCTGTTCATGTGGCTGTGGCGGCAGACCTTCCACCTGCCCAAGCCCGACGACCGCCATGCGCTGCGGCCGTTCCTGACGCTCGCCACCATCTTCGCGCTCGGCTTTGCCGGGCTTGCCTGGTCGTTCTACCCCTTCGTGGTGCCCGACAGGCTGACCATCTGGCAGGCGGCGTCGGCGACGGAAAGCCTCGCCATCATCCTCGCCGGCACGGTGGTCGTGCTGCCGGTGATCATCTTCTATTCGTTCTATGCGTATCGGGTGTTCGGCGGGAAGGCGACGGATCTGACGTATGATTGA
- a CDS encoding DUF559 domain-containing protein has product MPHQPVAPAKRNFARSLRREMTEAEDKLWHELRDRRLDRIKFRRQVPVGKYVADFACLESLLIIEIDGSQHADSESDHARRTELEARGFRVLRFWNDDVLKDMDSVCTTIIAYVRDVSLQPWR; this is encoded by the coding sequence ATGCCACATCAGCCCGTCGCTCCTGCCAAACGAAACTTTGCCCGTTCGCTCCGACGTGAAATGACGGAGGCGGAAGACAAACTGTGGCACGAACTACGTGACCGCAGGCTCGATCGGATCAAATTTCGGCGCCAAGTTCCTGTTGGAAAATACGTCGCCGATTTCGCTTGTCTTGAATCACTCCTCATCATCGAGATCGATGGGAGTCAGCATGCGGACTCAGAGTCAGACCACGCCCGTAGAACGGAACTGGAGGCGAGAGGCTTTCGTGTGTTGCGCTTTTGGAACGACGATGTCCTGAAAGACATGGACAGCGTCTGCACCACGATAATCGCTTATGTAAGGGATGTCAGTTTGCAGCCATGGCGGTGA
- a CDS encoding ABC transporter ATP-binding protein — MPSIISISGVTKTYATGFKALKEINLDIERGEIFALLGPNGAGKTTLISIVCGIVNRSSGTVTVDGHDINRDYRAARSLIGLVPQELTIDAFESVWATVTYSRGLFGKPPNPGFVEKVLRDLSLWDKKDAKAITLSGGMKRRLMIAKALSHEPRILFLDEPTAGVDVELRQDMWAMVRRLRDDGVTIILTTHYIEEAEAMADRVGVINRGEIILVEGKAELMRKLGRKRLIVELRNPLAAIPDAFSHYALELSGDGTQLTYTYDNQSERPGVASLLRELETAGIQFRDMDTQNSSLEEIFVNLLRQEP, encoded by the coding sequence TTGCCTTCCATCATTTCGATTTCCGGGGTCACCAAGACCTACGCCACCGGCTTCAAGGCGCTGAAGGAAATCAACCTCGACATCGAACGCGGCGAGATTTTCGCGCTGCTGGGGCCGAACGGCGCCGGCAAGACGACGCTCATCTCGATCGTCTGCGGCATCGTCAACCGTTCGTCGGGAACGGTGACCGTCGACGGCCACGACATCAACCGAGACTACCGCGCCGCGCGCAGCCTGATCGGGCTGGTGCCGCAGGAGCTGACCATCGACGCGTTCGAGAGCGTCTGGGCAACCGTCACCTACAGTCGCGGCCTGTTTGGCAAGCCGCCCAATCCGGGCTTCGTCGAAAAGGTGCTGCGCGACCTGTCGTTGTGGGACAAGAAGGACGCCAAGGCGATCACGCTGTCGGGCGGCATGAAGCGGCGGCTGATGATTGCAAAGGCGCTGTCGCATGAGCCGCGCATCCTGTTCCTCGACGAACCCACGGCCGGCGTCGACGTCGAACTGCGCCAGGACATGTGGGCGATGGTGCGGCGGCTGCGCGACGATGGCGTCACCATCATCCTCACCACGCACTATATCGAAGAGGCCGAGGCGATGGCCGACCGTGTCGGTGTCATCAACCGCGGCGAGATCATCCTGGTCGAGGGCAAGGCCGAACTGATGCGCAAGCTCGGCCGCAAGCGCCTGATCGTCGAATTGCGCAACCCGCTCGCCGCCATTCCCGATGCATTCTCGCACTACGCCTTGGAGCTGTCGGGCGATGGCACACAGCTGACCTACACCTATGACAACCAGAGCGAACGCCCCGGCGTCGCATCGCTGCTGCGCGAACTCGAGACGGCCGGCATCCAGTTTCGCGACATGGACACGCAAAACAGCTCGCTCGAGGAGATCTTCGTCAATCTGTTGAGGCAAGAGCCATGA
- a CDS encoding cytochrome ubiquinol oxidase subunit I, with amino-acid sequence MDPLILSRMQFGANISFHILFPTITIALGWVLLFFKLRYNATNDSAWMRAYFTWVKVFALSFAMGVVSGVTMSFQFGTNWPGYMERVGNIAGPLLAYEILTAFFLEAAFLGIMLFGFRRVSNRVHTLATVLVAGGTTLSAFWIIALNSWMQTPAGFEMIDGKAHPVDWWAIVFNPSMPYRLTHMLLASGLTVSFLIAGLSALRYLTGDRSESMWKALRTGVFTAAILIPIQIFAGDQHGLNTLEHQPQKIAAMEANWNTGPNVPLVLFALPDEAAKENKFEIAIPDGASMVLRHSTSGIVPGLNDYPGLHPPVFPVFWGFRIMVGTGILMLIVSWSATFFLKRRHSLPRPLAILMVPMALSGWLATLAGWYTTEIGRQPWLVTGVLKTADAIGPVAGSHVALTLSIYLILYVLLLIAYLGVLVHLALKAAKDGDTSPLPGVMKTAMSQPVAGE; translated from the coding sequence ATGGACCCGCTCATCCTGTCGCGAATGCAGTTCGGGGCGAATATCTCGTTCCACATCCTGTTTCCGACCATCACGATTGCGCTTGGCTGGGTGCTGCTGTTCTTCAAGCTCCGCTACAACGCCACCAATGATTCCGCCTGGATGCGCGCCTATTTCACCTGGGTGAAGGTGTTCGCGCTGTCCTTCGCCATGGGCGTGGTCTCGGGCGTCACCATGAGCTTCCAGTTCGGCACCAACTGGCCGGGCTATATGGAAAGGGTCGGCAACATCGCCGGGCCGCTGCTTGCCTACGAGATCCTCACCGCCTTCTTCCTCGAAGCGGCCTTCCTCGGCATCATGCTGTTCGGCTTCCGCCGCGTCTCCAACCGCGTCCACACGCTGGCGACGGTGTTGGTCGCCGGCGGCACCACGCTGTCGGCCTTCTGGATCATTGCGCTGAACTCCTGGATGCAGACGCCGGCCGGCTTCGAGATGATCGACGGCAAGGCGCATCCCGTCGACTGGTGGGCGATCGTCTTCAACCCGTCCATGCCCTACCGTCTGACGCATATGCTGCTTGCCTCCGGCCTGACGGTGTCGTTCCTGATCGCCGGCCTCTCGGCGCTGCGCTATCTCACCGGCGACCGGTCGGAATCGATGTGGAAGGCGCTGCGCACCGGCGTCTTCACCGCCGCCATCCTGATCCCGATCCAGATCTTCGCCGGCGACCAGCACGGGCTGAATACGCTGGAGCACCAGCCGCAGAAGATCGCGGCCATGGAGGCCAACTGGAACACCGGCCCCAACGTGCCGCTGGTGCTGTTTGCGCTGCCCGACGAGGCCGCCAAGGAAAACAAATTCGAGATCGCCATTCCCGACGGCGCCAGCATGGTGCTGCGCCATTCCACCAGCGGCATCGTGCCGGGGCTGAACGACTATCCCGGCCTGCATCCGCCGGTTTTCCCGGTGTTCTGGGGCTTCCGCATCATGGTCGGCACCGGCATTTTAATGCTCATCGTCTCGTGGTCGGCGACCTTCTTCCTCAAACGCCGCCACAGCCTGCCGAGGCCGCTCGCCATTCTGATGGTGCCGATGGCGCTGTCGGGCTGGCTGGCGACGCTCGCCGGCTGGTACACCACCGAAATCGGCCGCCAGCCCTGGCTGGTCACCGGCGTGCTGAAAACCGCCGACGCTATCGGCCCGGTCGCCGGCAGCCATGTCGCGCTGACGCTCTCCATCTATCTCATCCTCTATGTGCTTTTGCTGATCGCCTATCTCGGCGTGCTGGTGCACCTGGCGCTGAAGGCCGCCAAGGACGGCGATACCTCTCCGCTGCCGGGGGTGATGAAGACGGCGATGTCGCAACCGGTCGCGGGAGAGTGA
- a CDS encoding MarR family transcriptional regulator — MEDIIRSLGYLTLGSRLKRIGEQLQADTQRMLDGLEVPVQSSQYPLLAALDRLGPLPVGELAQSLGITQPGVTRSVALLAELGLVEAAPSNDDQRRRMISLTANGQRLVDKAKRDVWPRIENAVADLCKDLAGPLLEQLSAIEDGLAAAPLDRRVKQDVAP; from the coding sequence ATGGAAGACATCATTCGATCCCTTGGCTACCTCACCCTCGGCAGCAGGCTGAAGCGCATCGGCGAGCAGTTGCAGGCCGATACGCAGCGCATGCTCGATGGGCTGGAGGTGCCGGTGCAGTCCAGCCAGTATCCTCTGCTGGCCGCGCTCGACCGGCTTGGGCCGCTGCCTGTCGGCGAACTGGCGCAGTCACTGGGGATCACCCAGCCGGGGGTGACGCGCAGCGTGGCGCTGCTGGCCGAGTTGGGGCTGGTCGAGGCCGCGCCATCGAACGACGACCAGCGCCGCAGGATGATCTCGCTGACCGCGAACGGCCAGCGCCTGGTCGATAAGGCGAAGCGAGACGTTTGGCCGCGCATCGAGAACGCCGTTGCCGACTTGTGCAAAGACCTTGCAGGGCCGCTTCTCGAACAACTCTCGGCAATAGAGGACGGCCTGGCGGCGGCCCCGCTCGACCGTCGTGTGAA
- the msrA gene encoding peptide-methionine (S)-S-oxide reductase MsrA, with protein MTGIARTRTPIFKSALAALIVAAAAAAFWQSPARSAEDAVVIPPPAVDEKAASGSEKAIFAGGCFWGVQGVFQHVKGVTKAVSGYTGGAKDDAVYETVGSGRTGHAESVEITYDPSKVTYGQLLQVYFSVAHNPTQLNYQGPDSGTQYRSTIFAENGEQQKIAQSYIAQLDQAKVFSKPIVTTLETGKTFYPAEEYHQDFLTLNPTYPYIVYNDLPKVANLKALFPGLYSEKPVLVLAGKS; from the coding sequence ATGACCGGGATTGCAAGGACGAGAACGCCGATCTTCAAGAGCGCGCTTGCCGCGCTCATCGTCGCCGCCGCGGCGGCTGCCTTCTGGCAGAGCCCGGCGCGTTCGGCCGAGGACGCGGTGGTGATCCCGCCGCCGGCAGTGGACGAGAAGGCCGCCAGCGGCAGCGAGAAGGCTATCTTCGCCGGCGGCTGCTTCTGGGGCGTGCAGGGCGTGTTCCAGCACGTCAAGGGCGTGACCAAGGCCGTCTCCGGCTACACCGGCGGCGCCAAGGATGACGCCGTCTACGAAACGGTCGGCAGCGGCCGCACCGGCCACGCCGAATCGGTCGAGATCACCTACGATCCGTCCAAGGTGACCTACGGCCAGCTGCTGCAGGTCTATTTCTCGGTCGCCCACAACCCGACGCAGCTGAACTATCAAGGGCCGGACTCGGGCACCCAGTACCGCTCGACCATCTTTGCCGAGAATGGCGAGCAGCAGAAGATCGCCCAGAGCTACATCGCCCAGCTCGACCAGGCCAAGGTGTTTTCAAAACCCATCGTCACCACGCTGGAGACGGGCAAAACCTTCTATCCGGCCGAGGAATATCACCAGGACTTTCTGACGCTGAACCCGACCTACCCCTACATCGTCTACAACGATCTGCCCAAGGTGGCGAATTTGAAGGCGCTGTTCCCGGGGTTGTATAGCGAGAAGCCGGTGCTCGTGCTGGCGGGGAAGAGCTGA
- the lepA gene encoding translation elongation factor 4: MSTPLDHIRNFSIVAHIDHGKSTLADRLIQSTGGLELRDMKEQVLDSMDIERERGITIKAQTVRLKYRANNGEDYILNLIDTPGHVDFAYEVSRSLAACEGSLLVVDASQGVEAQTLANVYQAIDNNHEIVVVLNKVDLPAAEPERIREQVEEVIGIDASNAVLISAKTGLGIPDVLEAIVHQLPPPREGDASAPLKAMLVDSWYDAYLGVIVLVRIIDGVLKKGATIRMMGTGAKHLVERTGVFTPARINVDELGPGEFGFFTGSIKEVADTRVGDTITEDKRQTAHALPGFKPAQPVVFCGLFPVDAADFEDLRAAVGKLRLNDASFSYEMETSAALGFGYRCGFLGLLHLEIIQERLEREFNLDLIATAPSVVYRLLLTDGSTKELHNPADMPDVVKISAIEEPWIRATILTPDDYLGGILKLCQDRRGIQADLSYVGKRAMLIYDLPLNEVVFDFYDRLKSISKGYASFDYHLTDYREGDLVKMSILVNEEPVDALSMLVHRTAAEKRGRQMCEKLKELIPNHLFKIPIQAAIGGKVIARETISALRKDVTAKCYGGDVSRKRKLLDKQKEGKKRMRQFGKVDIPQEAFIQALKMGD, translated from the coding sequence ATGAGCACGCCTCTCGACCACATCCGCAATTTCTCCATCGTCGCCCATATCGACCATGGCAAATCCACGCTTGCCGACCGGCTGATCCAGTCCACCGGCGGGCTGGAGCTGCGCGACATGAAGGAGCAGGTGCTGGACTCGATGGACATCGAGCGCGAGCGCGGCATCACCATCAAGGCGCAGACGGTGCGGCTGAAATACCGCGCCAACAATGGCGAGGACTATATCCTCAACCTGATCGACACGCCCGGCCATGTCGACTTCGCCTATGAAGTGTCGCGCTCGCTCGCCGCCTGCGAGGGTTCGCTGCTGGTCGTCGACGCCTCACAGGGCGTCGAGGCGCAGACGCTGGCCAATGTCTACCAGGCCATCGACAACAACCACGAGATCGTCGTGGTGCTGAACAAGGTCGACCTGCCGGCCGCCGAGCCCGAGCGCATCCGCGAGCAGGTCGAAGAGGTCATCGGCATCGACGCCTCCAACGCCGTGCTGATCTCGGCCAAGACCGGCCTCGGCATTCCCGATGTGCTGGAGGCCATCGTCCACCAATTGCCGCCGCCGCGCGAAGGCGATGCGTCAGCACCCTTGAAAGCCATGCTGGTCGACAGCTGGTACGACGCCTATCTCGGCGTCATCGTTCTGGTGCGCATCATCGACGGCGTTTTGAAAAAGGGCGCGACCATCCGCATGATGGGCACCGGCGCAAAACATCTGGTCGAGCGCACCGGCGTGTTCACGCCCGCCCGTATCAATGTCGACGAGCTCGGCCCCGGCGAGTTCGGTTTCTTCACCGGCTCGATCAAGGAAGTGGCCGACACCCGCGTCGGCGACACCATCACCGAGGACAAGCGCCAGACCGCGCACGCTTTGCCCGGCTTCAAGCCGGCGCAGCCGGTGGTGTTCTGCGGCCTGTTCCCGGTCGACGCCGCCGATTTCGAGGATCTGCGCGCCGCCGTCGGCAAATTGCGCCTCAACGACGCCAGCTTCTCCTATGAAATGGAAACCAGTGCTGCGCTCGGCTTCGGCTATCGCTGCGGCTTCCTCGGCCTTTTGCATCTCGAAATCATCCAGGAGCGGTTGGAGCGCGAGTTCAACCTCGACCTGATCGCCACGGCGCCGAGCGTCGTCTACCGGCTGCTGCTTACCGACGGCTCGACGAAGGAGCTGCACAACCCGGCCGACATGCCCGACGTGGTGAAAATCTCAGCGATCGAGGAGCCGTGGATTCGCGCCACGATCCTGACGCCGGACGACTATCTCGGCGGCATATTGAAGCTCTGCCAGGACCGGCGCGGCATCCAGGCCGACCTGTCCTATGTCGGCAAGCGCGCCATGCTGATCTACGATCTACCGCTCAACGAAGTCGTCTTCGACTTCTACGACCGGCTGAAGTCGATCTCCAAGGGCTACGCCTCTTTCGACTATCATCTGACCGACTATAGGGAAGGCGACCTGGTGAAGATGTCGATCCTGGTCAATGAGGAGCCGGTCGACGCGCTGTCCATGCTGGTCCACCGCACGGCGGCGGAAAAGCGCGGCCGCCAGATGTGCGAGAAGCTGAAGGAGCTGATCCCGAACCACCTGTTCAAGATCCCGATCCAGGCCGCGATCGGCGGCAAGGTCATCGCCCGCGAAACCATCTCGGCCCTGCGCAAGGACGTGACCGCGAAGTGCTACGGCGGCGACGTAAGCCGCAAGCGCAAGCTGCTCGACAAGCAGAAAGAGGGCAAGAAGCGGATGCGGCAATTCGGCAAGGTGGATATCCCGCAGGAGGCGTTTATTCAGGCGCTGAAGATGGGGGATTGA
- a CDS encoding DUF1223 domain-containing protein — MTGLNPKRSAMLAAAGAALMMLGGTAFAQPLTVVELFTSQGCSSCPPANANLIKVKDQPGVLALSFNVTYWDYLGWKDIFGREEFTQRQVRYEPSLGRSGPFTPQVVVNGGADAVGAASGEIEQLISASGRTNGPTLSLDGGKISIGAGSAPAGSADVWLVRYNKGVIEVPVARGENTGRTLPHANVMHSLEKLGSWSGDATTLPLPAANGGLSTAVLVQAQGGGPILAAAAD; from the coding sequence ATGACTGGACTTAACCCAAAACGCAGCGCGATGCTGGCTGCCGCAGGCGCGGCGCTGATGATGCTTGGCGGCACCGCCTTTGCCCAGCCGCTCACCGTGGTCGAATTGTTCACCAGCCAGGGCTGTTCGTCTTGCCCGCCGGCCAATGCCAATCTGATCAAGGTCAAGGACCAGCCGGGCGTTCTGGCGCTGTCGTTCAACGTCACCTACTGGGACTATCTCGGCTGGAAGGACATTTTCGGCCGCGAGGAATTCACCCAGCGCCAGGTGCGCTATGAGCCGTCGCTCGGCCGCTCCGGCCCGTTCACGCCGCAGGTCGTGGTCAATGGCGGTGCCGATGCGGTGGGCGCGGCATCAGGCGAGATCGAGCAGCTGATTTCCGCAAGTGGCCGCACGAACGGGCCGACGCTGTCGCTCGACGGCGGCAAGATCAGCATCGGCGCCGGTTCCGCGCCGGCCGGCAGCGCCGATGTCTGGCTGGTCCGCTACAACAAGGGCGTCATCGAAGTGCCGGTGGCGCGCGGCGAGAACACCGGCCGCACGCTGCCGCATGCCAATGTCATGCACTCGCTGGAGAAACTCGGCAGCTGGAGCGGCGACGCCACCACGCTGCCGCTGCCAGCGGCGAACGGCGGGCTGAGCACCGCGGTGTTGGTGCAGGCGCAGGGCGGTGGGCCGATCCTGGCTGCAGCAGCCGACTGA
- a CDS encoding phosphatidylglycerol lysyltransferase domain-containing protein gives MPSLRIFLDRLLEGAAAKVPRQDFSHVERLALVRQHGDFSLAYSTAVQQKLSYFGDADGYIAFGTKMKHHFALGDPVAHPADRPDYIRRFVEAADSPWFVQIGEPTARVLAGLGYQVNRLGVDTRLELPAHDFSGKRNETVRYSERWLLKKGFSFGEGAVYLDEVQRLSQNWRADRIVKRWEMAFLNRPFADHLGIDMRRFVLYSPEGELVALLDFDPMFRDGKVIGYTTSFKRKHIDASPHAEIGLTKFAVDRFRNEGISVVTLGLSPMLEVGANGFAESSFWRNAFARAYESPWVNRSKFNLKGQAAFKRRFHGIEEPTYIAFRQGRLIEMLGLLRLIKAI, from the coding sequence ATGCCCTCCTTGCGCATCTTTCTCGACAGACTGCTGGAGGGCGCCGCAGCCAAGGTGCCGCGCCAGGATTTTTCGCATGTCGAGCGGCTGGCGCTTGTCCGCCAGCACGGCGACTTCTCGCTGGCCTATTCGACCGCCGTGCAGCAAAAACTGTCCTATTTCGGCGACGCCGACGGCTACATCGCCTTCGGCACCAAGATGAAGCACCATTTCGCGCTCGGTGACCCGGTGGCCCATCCGGCCGATCGGCCCGACTATATCAGGCGCTTTGTCGAAGCCGCCGACAGCCCGTGGTTCGTGCAGATCGGCGAACCGACGGCGCGCGTTCTGGCCGGGCTCGGCTACCAGGTCAACCGTCTCGGCGTCGACACGCGGCTGGAACTGCCGGCTCACGATTTTTCCGGCAAGCGCAACGAAACCGTGCGGTATTCCGAACGCTGGCTGTTGAAGAAGGGGTTTTCCTTTGGCGAAGGAGCGGTCTATCTCGACGAGGTCCAGCGCCTGTCACAGAACTGGCGGGCCGACCGCATCGTCAAGCGGTGGGAGATGGCGTTCCTCAACCGCCCCTTTGCCGATCATCTCGGCATCGATATGCGCCGTTTCGTGCTCTACAGCCCGGAAGGCGAGCTCGTCGCTCTGCTCGATTTCGATCCGATGTTCCGGGATGGCAAGGTGATCGGCTACACCACCTCGTTCAAGCGCAAGCACATCGATGCCTCGCCGCATGCCGAAATCGGGCTGACCAAATTCGCCGTCGACCGGTTTCGCAATGAGGGCATTTCGGTCGTCACGCTCGGCCTGTCGCCGATGCTCGAGGTCGGAGCCAACGGCTTTGCCGAATCGAGCTTCTGGCGCAACGCCTTCGCGCGGGCCTATGAGTCGCCCTGGGTCAACCGCAGCAAGTTCAACCTCAAGGGCCAGGCGGCGTTCAAGCGCCGCTTCCACGGCATCGAGGAACCGACCTACATCGCCTTCCGCCAAGGCAGGCTGATCGAGATGCTGGGGTTGCTGCGCCTCATCAAGGCGATCTAG
- a CDS encoding NAD(P)/FAD-dependent oxidoreductase, with product MAHLKGNLDRMAATTSETMPIVLGPKGPDYTVIVIGAGAAGLAAADALGRRGVRVVVLEKEPRIAEPWRRRHEKLTLNTHRALSALPGLAYPPRTAAFPNKDAIVGYLEDFARARGIRVEFGTAVERIERRGNGWLVHTGRETLSARNVIVATGRDRLPWTPDWQGKATFTGKLVHAADFGTAQDYVGKSVLVVGAGNSGFDVLNHLARADTKAICLSARQGPSLMPKRIGKVAVARFGGFMAMLPTWIADAAIAATQRLVFGDLARFGLPPAPKGGASRLGVEQIAIAVDDGAVAALKAGRISVVAPVAAFEGAGVRLNDGTVLEPDVVIAATGYRTGLEAMLGDLGVLDAKGVPKANGGTPSGQPGLWFIGMRPSLTSYFHSAGLQAEAIARQIAKGL from the coding sequence ATGGCGCACCTGAAAGGAAATCTCGACCGAATGGCGGCTACGACAAGCGAAACGATGCCTATCGTCCTGGGGCCGAAAGGACCCGACTATACGGTTATCGTCATCGGCGCCGGAGCGGCGGGGCTGGCGGCCGCCGACGCGCTTGGCCGGCGCGGCGTGCGGGTCGTCGTGCTTGAAAAGGAGCCGCGGATCGCCGAACCGTGGCGACGGCGGCACGAGAAGCTGACCCTCAACACGCATCGCGCGCTATCGGCCCTGCCCGGCCTTGCCTATCCGCCACGCACCGCCGCCTTTCCGAACAAGGATGCCATCGTCGGTTATCTCGAGGATTTTGCCCGCGCGCGCGGCATAAGGGTCGAATTCGGCACCGCCGTCGAGCGGATCGAACGCAGAGGCAATGGCTGGCTCGTCCATACGGGCCGGGAAACGCTGAGCGCCCGCAATGTCATCGTCGCCACCGGCCGCGACCGCTTGCCATGGACGCCGGACTGGCAAGGCAAGGCGACTTTCACCGGCAAACTTGTCCACGCCGCCGATTTCGGCACAGCACAGGACTATGTGGGCAAAAGCGTGCTGGTGGTCGGAGCCGGAAATTCCGGCTTCGACGTGCTCAACCACCTCGCCCGCGCCGACACCAAGGCCATCTGCTTGTCAGCCAGGCAGGGTCCGTCGCTGATGCCGAAACGGATCGGCAAGGTCGCCGTGGCGCGCTTCGGCGGTTTCATGGCGATGCTGCCGACGTGGATTGCCGATGCCGCGATTGCCGCGACGCAGCGGCTGGTGTTCGGCGACCTCGCCCGCTTCGGCCTGCCGCCGGCGCCGAAAGGCGGCGCCAGCCGGCTCGGCGTCGAGCAGATCGCTATCGCCGTCGACGACGGCGCCGTCGCAGCGCTGAAGGCCGGACGGATTTCGGTGGTGGCGCCGGTGGCGGCTTTCGAAGGCGCCGGCGTGCGGCTGAACGACGGCACGGTGCTCGAGCCGGATGTGGTGATCGCGGCAACCGGCTATCGCACCGGCCTGGAGGCCATGCTGGGCGATCTCGGCGTGCTCGACGCCAAGGGCGTGCCGAAGGCCAATGGCGGCACCCCGAGCGGCCAGCCCGGCCTGTGGTTCATCGGCATGCGGCCAAGCCTGACCAGCTATTTTCACAGCGCCGGCCTGCAGGCCGAAGCGATTGCCCGTCAGATCGCCAAGGGGTTGTAG